The window AGTTTGTTTTCTGATAGTGGACATAACATTGAAGATCTGACATTGTTTCAAAGGTACATATTCAACATATTTTACACAATGTTTGTTtatgttgaaaattggttacaATGATGACGAGAGCCGTTGGAGATTCTttggttgaaatttcaccctcaaaacaagttgattacttttttcaaatccaatgtattttccatgtagattccacgtcacaatacgttgacaaattactctgaaacaacgttgattcaaccagcttgtgcccagtgggttaccATCATCCCATCCTATTTAATTTACATTCAATCTCGTAAACTTTGTCAATAGACCCTGAAGGATTTTATTCACTAAAAAAGCTAAGATGTTCACTCCTATTCTAAAAGAGTGAGATATTAGTCATAGTGTCCTTCTAAATACAGTGTCCTTCTAAATTCTAAATAGTCATTCTGTACCTGGTGTCACCATATGCACCTCTTCCCAGGAGGGATGTATGACAGCACAAGTCAGGTTGCCCGTAGCAACCCCCTCAGGCAGGACCAATCGACTCTCTACTTTGTTGAAGCCATCTAGGTTCAATGTGGTGGTTGAAGTAGAGTTCCAGTTTTCACTCCAGGAGATGGAGGCAGCTGGTTTCCCCCCTTCAGCCAAACACACAGCCACCTGCCTACTGCCCTCCCACTCTAGCCAGGCAAACACATTGGGAGGGGCTGCACacagggggaagaggggggaaaTAGGCATATTGAGAACAACACATGTATTTTGTATTTGGCAATATAGAGAAATGAAAGCACACAGAAGTCATGCTAAACTGTACAGTTCTATGAAGGTTTCTTACCTATTAGTGATACATCAATGTTTGAGGCGTAGCTTCCTGCTTTGTACACCGACTCACAGTGATAGATTCCTTCATCTCTCTTTGAGAACCCTGGAATCTGCAGGTAGGATTCACCCCTGGATGTGTTGAGCATTGCTTTTCCATCATGGCATGTGTTCAGATTTTGGTTATCATTACTAGATGATATTTGACACTTTATTCCACCCAGTTGTATTTTCCAGATGGTGTAGATCATCTCACTCCAAGTCTTATTGCTGCACTTTAAGATGGCATTATTCCCCAGGTGGAAATGTTCACTCCTGGCAGCTAAAGAAATAGTATTAAAATAACTACTTCAAAGAATTGTACTTACTTAAATAAAAATGACTTTGGATAAATGGACGGTAAATGAATAAATGGTTTCATATCAAATG of the Oncorhynchus masou masou isolate Uvic2021 chromosome 10, UVic_Omas_1.1, whole genome shotgun sequence genome contains:
- the LOC135547418 gene encoding cell surface glycoprotein CD200 receptor 1-A-like isoform X2; amino-acid sequence: MGKTWIIGVISLLAVSATWSLETAARSEHFHLGNNAILKCSNKTWSEMIYTIWKIQLGGIKCQISSSNDNQNLNTCHDGKAMLNTSRGESYLQIPGFSKRDEGIYHCESVYKAGSYASNIDVSLIAPPNVFAWLEWEGSRQVAVCLAEGGKPAASISWSENWNSTSTTTLNLDGFNKVESRLVLPEGVATGNLTCAVIHPSWEEVHMVTPGIVIPWRLVIISVGTISFIMAILGCLYVTRKHPCRISPKAPQSQDYVEEVEPYASYIQSANLIYNSSAGLFT
- the LOC135547418 gene encoding cell surface glycoprotein CD200 receptor 1-A-like isoform X1, with translation MGKTWIIGVISLLAVSATWSLETGYNHNISVISHTSPFLTSTVPLGLQHGVIAARSEHFHLGNNAILKCSNKTWSEMIYTIWKIQLGGIKCQISSSNDNQNLNTCHDGKAMLNTSRGESYLQIPGFSKRDEGIYHCESVYKAGSYASNIDVSLIAPPNVFAWLEWEGSRQVAVCLAEGGKPAASISWSENWNSTSTTTLNLDGFNKVESRLVLPEGVATGNLTCAVIHPSWEEVHMVTPGIVIPWRLVIISVGTISFIMAILGCLYVTRKHPCRISPKAPQSQDYVEEVEPYASYIQSANLIYNSSAGLFT